A genomic segment from Castor canadensis chromosome 1, mCasCan1.hap1v2, whole genome shotgun sequence encodes:
- the Uqcc3 gene encoding ubiquinol-cytochrome-c reductase complex assembly factor 3 — translation MGKVRKALAVAAMLGAGAGVGSALFALVTPGEKQKQAMLKELPEQHPLHRDEKTRTQHLVMATLQEAAATRENVAWRKNWMVSGSGRSE, via the exons ATGGGCAAGGTGCGGAAAGCGCTGGCCGTAGCTGCAATGCTGGGAGCAGGGGCTGGCGTGGGCTCCGCGCTTTTTGCTCTCGTTACCCCAGGAGAGAAGCAGAAACAAGCCATGCTAAAG GAGCTGCCGGAGCAGCATCCGCTGCACAGAGACGAGAAGACCAGGACCCAGCACCTAGTGATGGCCACATTGCAGGAGGCCGCGGCTACCCGAGAGAACGTGGCCTGGAGGAAGAACTGGATGGTCAGCGGCAGCGGGAGGTCAGAGTGA
- the Lrrn4cl gene encoding LRRN4 C-terminal-like protein has product MSGGRFPLRQGIPTDSMLASPCLLWLLAMTFSLVPRAQPLAPQKSEEEEEEYETVSTSTLAAPCDYDRCRHLQVPCKELQRAGPVACLCPGLSSSALRPEPPRLGEVQIVAEEGRAVVHWCAPFSPVHHYWLLLWEGNGAPQKGPPLNSTVRRAELKGLKPGGTYVICVVAANEAGESQVPGTSGEGPERMAFPSFGPCSRLSMPPRPVTLVHAAVGVGIALALLSCAALFWHFCLRERWGCPRHRVAGAL; this is encoded by the exons ATGTCTGGTGGCAGATTCCCACTTCGTCAAGGCATACCCACTG ACTCCATGCTGGCCTCTCCTTGCCTTCTGTGGCTCCTGGCCATGACCTTCTCCTTGGTTCCCAGAGCTCAGCCATTGGCACCTCAAAaatcagaggaagaagaggaggaatatGAGACAGTGAGCACATCCACGTTGGCTGCCCCCTGTGACTATGACCGTTGCCGCCACCTGCAGGTACCCTGCAAGGAGCTGCAGAGGGCCGGGCCAGTGGCCTGCCTGTGCCCAGGGCTCTCCAGCTCAGCCTTGCGACCTGAACCACCACGTCTGGGAGAAGTGCAAATTGTAGCAGAAGAGGGCCGTGCTGTGGTTCACTGGTGTGCTCCCTTCTCCCCAGTTCATCACTACTGGCTGTTGCTTTGGGAAGGCAACGGGGCTCCGCAGAAAGGCCCCCCCCTCAACTCTACAGTCCGCAGAGCAGAATTGAAGGGACTAAAGCCTGGGGGCACTTATGTCATTTGTGTGGTGGCTGCTAATGAGGCGGGGGAGAGCCAGGTTCCTGGGACAAGTGGGGAGGGCCCCGAGAGGATGGCCTTTCCTTCCTTTGGACCTTGCAGTCGACTCTCTATGCCTCCAAGACCTGTCACCTTGGTCCACGCAGCTGTGGGGGTGGGCATAGCCTTGGCCCTGCTCAGCTGTGCCGCCCTGTTCTGGCACTTCTGCCTGCGGGAACGCTGGGGCTGTCCACGCCACAGAGTTGCAGGCGCACTGTAA
- the Ubxn1 gene encoding UBX domain-containing protein 1, with the protein MAELTALESLIEMGFPSGRAEKALALTGNQGIEAAMDWLMEHEDDPDVDEPLETPLGHVLGREPTSSSSEQVDPEGPGSTAGESRPILTEEERQEQTKRMLELVAQKQREREEREEREALEREKQRRRQGQELTAARQKLQEDEMRRAAEERRREKAEELAARQRVREKIERDKAERAKKYGGSVGSQPSPSGTEPGPVPSSPSQEPPVKREYDQCRIQVRLPDGTSLTQTFRAREQLAAVRLYVELHRGEEPGGGQDPVQLLSGFPRRAFSEADMERPLQELGLVPSAVLIVAKKCPS; encoded by the exons ATGGCGGAGCTGACGGCTCTGGAGAGTCTCATCGAGATGGGCTTCCCCAGTGGACGCGC GGAGAAGGCTCTGGCCCTCACAGGGAACCAGGGCATCGAGGCTGCGATGGACTG GCTGATGGAGCACGAAGACGACCCCGACGTGGACGAGCCTCTAGAGACTCCCCTTGGACATGTACTGGGACGAGAACCCACCTCCTCATCCTCAGAGCAAGTTGACCCTGAAG GACCTGGTTCTACTGCGGGAGAAAGCAGACCCATTCTGACTGAAGAGGAAAGACAAGAACAGACTAAGAG GATGTTGGAGTTGGTGGCCCAGAAGCAGCGAGAACGTGAAGAAAGAGAGGAGCGAGAGGCATTGGAACGAGAAAAGCAGCGCAGGAGACAAGGACAAGAGCTGACAGCTGCACGACAGAAACTACAGGAAGATGAGATGCGAAGAGCTGCTGAGGAGCGGAGGAGGGAAAAGGCTGAAGAGTTAGCTGCCAG ACAAAGGGTTCGAGAAAAGATTGAAAGGGACAAAGCAGAAAGAGCCAAGAAG TATGGTGGTAGTGTGGGTTCTCAGCCATCCCCATCAGGGACAGAGCCAGGTCCTGTTCCCTCTTCTCCCAGCCAGGAGCCACCTGTCAAGCGCGAGTATGACCAGTGTCGCATACAG GTGAGGCTGCCAGATGGGACCTCACTGACACAGACGTTCCGGGCTCGGGAACAGCTGGCAGCTGTGAGGCTATATGTGGAGCTCCACCGTGGAGAGGAACCTGGAGGGGGCCAGGATCCTGTGCAGTTGCTTAGTGGCTTTCCCAGACGGGCCTTCTCAGAAGCTGACATGGAGCGGCCTCTGCAGGAGCTGG gACTCGTGCCTTCTGCTGTCCTCATTGTGGCCAAGAAATGTCCCAGCTGA